A stretch of Actinomycetota bacterium DNA encodes these proteins:
- a CDS encoding DUF5719 family protein, with translation MRRGEIAAAVVAVLLVLAGLVLNAAVPSHHPAAARIPAAATPLSTAWYCPVPTTQNLGSTAWTANLGSGALHLRATGFGTGSGAATTEDLASGLATNQVAPSPAPAPAVVEGFGQSNASFLTVVGSTTGGTAAPCSSQPGRHWLFATASTAPGYDTYIYVANPFPEQAGVTVRVLSPNGDLVPAGLDNFPIPPSSQTTIYLADYYPETPSFGLDITATRGRLVVDRLMRVNTAAARGLNMSLGVTAPQLQWIFPGGQTPAQGEEDLVVANPSNHEALVNESFQTVDGSAPAGQQNVSVPAGSQVTLKLSDEVPAGTQHSTILSVSNGVPVVADRVTIDGGSAKGYESVQGATGAGTSWWVPAGAPTGGTDILGVVNTSAVTATVGVSVVTASATSNPPDLASLQVAGGLRATFDLTPYLNGQPAVLLVRASSGQIAVENDVQLPSTYRNTIESVGLPGG, from the coding sequence ATGCGCCGGGGCGAGATCGCCGCGGCTGTCGTGGCCGTCCTGCTGGTGCTCGCGGGCCTCGTCTTGAACGCGGCCGTTCCCTCGCACCATCCGGCGGCGGCCCGGATTCCCGCGGCGGCCACGCCGCTGTCCACCGCCTGGTACTGCCCGGTCCCGACCACGCAGAACCTCGGGTCCACGGCGTGGACGGCCAACCTCGGCAGCGGCGCGCTCCACCTCCGGGCGACCGGCTTCGGCACGGGCAGCGGAGCGGCCACCACCGAGGATCTGGCCTCCGGGCTGGCGACGAACCAGGTGGCCCCCTCGCCCGCCCCGGCACCAGCAGTCGTCGAGGGATTCGGGCAGTCGAACGCCAGCTTCCTCACCGTCGTCGGTTCCACCACGGGCGGGACGGCAGCGCCGTGCTCGTCGCAGCCCGGCAGGCACTGGCTCTTCGCCACCGCCAGCACCGCTCCCGGATACGACACCTATATCTATGTCGCCAACCCGTTCCCCGAGCAGGCCGGGGTCACGGTGCGGGTCCTCAGCCCCAACGGCGATCTGGTGCCCGCCGGGCTGGACAACTTCCCGATCCCGCCGTCGTCGCAGACCACCATCTATCTGGCCGACTACTACCCGGAGACCCCCTCGTTCGGCCTCGATATCACCGCCACCCGGGGTCGGTTGGTGGTAGACCGGCTCATGCGGGTCAATACGGCGGCGGCCCGGGGCCTGAACATGTCGCTCGGGGTGACCGCCCCGCAGCTGCAGTGGATCTTCCCCGGTGGGCAGACGCCGGCGCAGGGCGAGGAAGACCTGGTGGTGGCCAACCCGAGCAACCACGAGGCTCTGGTGAACGAGTCCTTCCAGACCGTGGACGGCTCCGCCCCGGCCGGGCAGCAGAACGTCTCGGTGCCCGCCGGCAGCCAGGTCACCCTGAAGCTCTCCGACGAGGTCCCGGCGGGCACGCAGCACTCCACGATCCTCTCGGTGAGCAACGGGGTCCCGGTGGTTGCCGACCGGGTGACCATCGACGGCGGCTCGGCGAAGGGCTACGAGTCCGTGCAGGGCGCCACCGGGGCCGGAACCTCGTGGTGGGTGCCAGCTGGGGCGCCCACGGGCGGCACCGACATCCTGGGGGTGGTCAACACCTCGGCGGTGACCGCCACCGTCGGGGTCTCGGTGGTGACGGCGTCCGCCACCAGCAATCCGCCGGACCTGGCATCGCTGCAGGTGGCCGGAGGGCTGCGGGCGACCTTCGACCTGACCCCCTACCTCAACGGGCAGCCGGCAGTCCTGCTGGTGCGGGCGTCCTCGGGACAGATCGCCGTCGAGAACGATGTGCAGCTCCCCTCCACGTACCGAAACACGATCGAGTCGGTGGGCCTGCCCGGCGGTTAG
- a CDS encoding glycosyltransferase encodes MSESDAPDSIAWPRVLAVVVTHNGRRWLPGCLKSLAMQTYPAIEVIVVDCASDDPEGVRRLVGRLLSGASILRLERNVGFGAAANRALELSPDARSADYYLFVHDDAALDPDCVGLLVAAALETNAGVVGGKGLSWDEPEVLLEVGMSADEFGYPVSGLEEGEIDQSQHDTRREVLFVTSACILVSRAAVERCGSWDGEYFLFGEDLDLCMRARLCGFPVVVTPAARFYHAVAMATGRREGAPNESVRYFTRRNRLRTIAKNASATRVLILIALYTGLLGAEVVLLAGLRRFNEIPPYLRAYGWFTRSLPDVARRRRAVQRRRTVPDRRVRRYMVRDVARARIFLERRLVQWGVGTMRLGQKTFAAFTPSALAGRVSRWSRSPAVGVSAVIAVVLLLAGRHLLLGSTVGAGSLWPFPASPHRLFSDYFASWRDVGLGTGGAPPPSLPILWLVDVVAFGHAGVAQKFLVAALLGAGLAGMFRFMRRRTVNVGGQILAVAVYALAPVLRLAVTTGDLGALGLYALAPYLVECGFRMLGPVPGSAPGPTPGSHAPRPAVALTADDLTRSAIRLGLLSALCLALAPSALVALVALWLVAGILTGAERASDAAGRRLWWVLASLLAAVAVLVPWSVPALGRSGAILGPLFAGAGGGPAYRSLWRTFSFSHLTLLAPGVTLFAGVATVAALAGALLLASTSRRREARMLAAVVIGFTWWAGLAAKGWLPAPAATPGLWLVLPLFGLAVCAGYMAAAVAEDIPRRVAGWRQVVAAVSVGVLGIGLAGGWAPTLLSWPAPPASPVSGTGSSAAALAALQGAASGAPDFRVLWVGSAFVDPVRGGGAGSTAVGDVPYLVTGADGLSMLDASPPSGGAGAMWLRGAVDDLLTGRTHLAGHLLATAAIRYLVVLRDDLATAAVVARQQDMGLVQELSDIDLYQIMDVLPVAGDAPPSLGAATGSGAQPVLQAQWASPPAFRHVAGESFAGTAAAPSPVLLAEPFNAGWRATVAGKALAHSEAFGWANAFAVPAGVTGTVQVDYRHEWHRVGWVLLEAALLLLALAMATVGHVTRPGGHSEGVRPGARRPTPGPLAGIAAPSARPPARIPIPPPGRSPVPGRTTPLPGRTTPLPGRTTPPPDRPSRGTTPPPDRPSGGTTPPPDRPSGGTTPLPGRTTPLPGRTPPPPGRSPLPGRTTPPPGRSSPPGRNTPPPGRNTPPPGGTA; translated from the coding sequence GTGAGCGAGTCTGACGCGCCCGACTCGATCGCCTGGCCGCGCGTCCTGGCGGTCGTCGTAACCCACAACGGCAGGCGTTGGCTTCCCGGGTGCCTCAAGTCGCTGGCGATGCAGACCTACCCGGCCATCGAGGTCATCGTGGTCGACTGCGCCTCCGACGACCCCGAGGGCGTGCGCCGGCTGGTGGGCCGCCTCCTGTCGGGGGCGTCGATCCTGCGCCTGGAGCGCAACGTGGGCTTCGGGGCGGCGGCGAACCGAGCGCTGGAGTTGTCGCCCGATGCCCGCTCGGCCGACTACTACCTCTTCGTGCACGACGACGCCGCCCTGGACCCGGACTGCGTCGGCCTGCTGGTGGCCGCCGCGCTCGAGACCAACGCCGGGGTGGTGGGCGGCAAGGGCCTGTCTTGGGATGAGCCCGAGGTGCTCCTCGAGGTCGGCATGTCGGCCGACGAGTTCGGCTACCCGGTCTCCGGCCTGGAGGAGGGTGAGATCGACCAGAGCCAGCACGACACCCGCCGTGAGGTGCTCTTCGTCACCAGCGCCTGCATCCTGGTCAGCCGGGCGGCCGTCGAGCGCTGCGGTTCCTGGGACGGCGAGTACTTCCTGTTCGGCGAGGACCTCGACCTCTGCATGCGGGCCAGGCTGTGCGGGTTTCCCGTGGTGGTCACGCCCGCGGCCCGCTTCTACCACGCCGTGGCGATGGCCACCGGCCGCCGGGAGGGGGCGCCGAACGAGTCGGTGCGCTACTTCACCCGGCGCAACCGGCTGCGGACGATCGCCAAGAACGCCTCCGCCACCCGGGTGCTCATCCTCATCGCCCTCTACACCGGGCTCCTGGGTGCGGAGGTCGTGCTGCTGGCTGGCCTCCGGCGCTTCAACGAGATCCCGCCCTACCTGCGGGCCTACGGCTGGTTCACCCGCTCGCTGCCCGATGTCGCCCGTCGGCGCCGGGCGGTGCAGCGCCGCCGGACGGTCCCCGACCGCCGGGTCCGCCGCTACATGGTGCGGGACGTCGCCCGCGCCCGGATCTTCCTCGAACGCCGCCTCGTGCAGTGGGGCGTCGGCACGATGCGCCTCGGCCAGAAGACGTTCGCCGCGTTCACGCCCTCGGCCCTTGCCGGCCGGGTCTCCCGGTGGAGTCGCTCACCCGCGGTAGGGGTCTCGGCGGTCATCGCTGTGGTGCTGCTGCTGGCGGGCCGCCATCTGCTGCTCGGGTCGACGGTGGGGGCCGGGTCGCTGTGGCCGTTCCCGGCCTCGCCGCACCGCCTGTTCAGCGACTACTTCGCCTCCTGGCGCGACGTCGGGCTCGGCACCGGCGGCGCGCCGCCCCCGTCGCTGCCCATCCTGTGGCTGGTGGACGTCGTCGCCTTCGGCCACGCCGGCGTGGCGCAGAAGTTCCTGGTGGCGGCACTGCTCGGGGCCGGGCTGGCGGGCATGTTCCGGTTCATGCGCCGCCGGACGGTCAACGTCGGCGGGCAGATCCTGGCGGTCGCGGTCTACGCCCTGGCCCCGGTGCTGCGGCTGGCGGTCACGACAGGAGACCTGGGCGCCCTCGGCCTGTACGCCCTGGCCCCGTACCTGGTCGAGTGCGGCTTCCGCATGCTGGGGCCGGTGCCCGGTTCCGCCCCGGGGCCGACGCCCGGCTCGCATGCCCCCCGGCCCGCCGTGGCGCTGACGGCCGACGACCTGACCCGGTCGGCAATCCGGCTGGGGCTGCTCAGCGCGCTCTGCCTCGCCCTGGCCCCCAGCGCCCTGGTGGCCCTGGTTGCGCTGTGGCTGGTGGCGGGAATCCTCACCGGCGCGGAGCGGGCCTCGGACGCCGCCGGCCGGCGGCTGTGGTGGGTGCTGGCCTCGCTCCTCGCTGCCGTGGCGGTGCTGGTGCCGTGGTCGGTCCCCGCGCTCGGGCGCTCGGGCGCGATCCTCGGCCCGCTGTTCGCCGGAGCGGGCGGCGGCCCGGCGTACCGGTCCCTGTGGCGGACCTTCTCGTTCAGCCACCTCACCTTGCTGGCTCCCGGCGTCACCCTGTTCGCCGGTGTGGCCACGGTGGCGGCGCTGGCGGGCGCGCTCCTGCTGGCGTCGACCTCCCGGCGCCGCGAGGCCCGGATGCTGGCGGCGGTGGTGATCGGGTTCACCTGGTGGGCGGGGCTGGCCGCCAAGGGATGGCTGCCCGCTCCGGCGGCGACGCCCGGGCTCTGGCTGGTGCTCCCGCTGTTCGGCCTGGCGGTGTGCGCCGGCTACATGGCCGCGGCGGTGGCGGAGGACATCCCCCGGCGGGTGGCGGGCTGGCGCCAGGTGGTGGCGGCAGTGTCGGTCGGCGTGCTGGGGATCGGCCTGGCAGGCGGCTGGGCGCCCACCCTGTTGTCCTGGCCGGCGCCCCCGGCCAGCCCGGTGTCCGGGACCGGCTCCTCGGCCGCGGCTCTCGCCGCCCTGCAGGGAGCCGCCTCGGGAGCGCCCGATTTCCGAGTCCTGTGGGTGGGCTCGGCGTTTGTCGACCCCGTGCGGGGCGGGGGTGCCGGTTCGACGGCGGTGGGCGATGTCCCCTACCTCGTGACCGGGGCCGACGGTCTTAGCATGCTCGACGCCTCGCCCCCGTCCGGCGGTGCCGGGGCGATGTGGCTGCGCGGGGCGGTCGATGACCTCCTGACCGGGCGGACCCACCTGGCGGGCCATCTCCTGGCGACCGCAGCCATCCGCTACCTCGTGGTGCTGCGTGACGATTTGGCCACGGCGGCGGTGGTTGCCCGCCAGCAGGACATGGGCCTGGTCCAGGAGCTGTCCGACATCGACCTGTACCAGATCATGGATGTGCTGCCGGTCGCAGGCGACGCGCCCCCATCCCTGGGAGCTGCGACCGGGTCCGGGGCGCAGCCGGTCCTGCAGGCGCAATGGGCGTCGCCCCCCGCCTTCCGGCACGTGGCGGGGGAATCCTTTGCCGGGACGGCGGCCGCTCCCTCGCCGGTGCTGCTGGCCGAGCCGTTCAACGCCGGGTGGCGTGCCACGGTGGCCGGCAAGGCCCTGGCCCACTCCGAGGCGTTCGGCTGGGCCAACGCCTTCGCCGTGCCGGCCGGGGTCACCGGTACCGTGCAGGTTGACTACCGCCACGAGTGGCACCGCGTGGGCTGGGTCCTCCTCGAGGCCGCCCTCCTGCTGCTGGCGTTGGCGATGGCCACCGTCGGCCACGTGACCCGGCCCGGCGGGCACTCGGAAGGGGTCCGGCCCGGGGCGCGCCGGCCGACGCCCGGCCCGCTGGCAGGCATCGCCGCCCCAAGCGCCCGACCACCGGCCCGGATCCCGATCCCGCCGCCGGGGCGCAGTCCCGTGCCCGGACGGACGACACCATTGCCCGGCCGGACGACCCCGCTGCCGGGGCGGACGACCCCGCCTCCCGACCGGCCGTCTAGGGGGACGACCCCGCCTCCCGACCGGCCGTCTGGAGGGACGACCCCGCCTCCCGACCGGCCGTCTGGAGGGACGACACCGCTTCCGGGCCGCACCACGCCGCTTCCGGGCCGTACCCCGCCCCCGCCAGGGAGGTCTCCGCTTCCCGGGCGCACCACCCCCCCGCCGGGGAGGTCCTCGCCGCCGGGCCGGAACACGCCGCCTCCCGGCCGGAACACGCCGCCTCCGGGTGGGACCGCCTGA
- a CDS encoding sigma-70 family RNA polymerase sigma factor: protein MRPPSPPPDPVLIAAAVRRDPQAWAELYDRFSGPLLGFLVHQLRGDVATAEDLLSETFLEALRSADRFAGGVDDFRSWLFRIARNNLIDHVRRQRRARSDPLDETLEADLSRAQPVDDPGDVALGHLDRDRVLAAVATLSPDQREVLLLRFSGGLTSAEIAGVVHKTTGAVKALQHRALATLAKVLAEPEEDDG from the coding sequence ATGCGGCCGCCATCCCCGCCGCCCGACCCGGTCCTCATCGCGGCAGCCGTCCGGCGGGATCCACAGGCCTGGGCCGAGTTGTACGACCGGTTCTCCGGCCCGCTTCTTGGCTTCCTGGTCCACCAGCTGCGCGGCGACGTCGCCACCGCCGAGGACCTCCTGTCCGAAACCTTCCTGGAGGCCCTGCGCTCGGCGGACCGCTTCGCCGGGGGCGTGGACGACTTCCGCTCCTGGCTGTTCCGCATCGCCCGCAACAACCTGATCGACCATGTCCGCCGCCAGCGCCGGGCGCGCAGCGACCCGCTCGACGAAACCCTGGAGGCCGATCTCTCCCGAGCGCAGCCGGTGGACGACCCGGGCGACGTCGCCCTCGGCCATCTGGACCGGGACCGGGTGCTGGCCGCGGTCGCCACCCTGTCGCCCGACCAGCGCGAGGTGCTGCTGCTGCGCTTCTCGGGCGGGCTGACGTCGGCCGAGATCGCCGGGGTGGTCCACAAGACAACGGGCGCCGTGAAGGCGCTGCAGCACCGGGCCCTCGCCACGCTGGCCAAGGTGCTGGCGGAGCCCGAGGAAGACGACGGATGA
- a CDS encoding DUF5667 domain-containing protein — protein sequence MSPEDALDQALDQALDALLAGTPGTTAMSGLAGLAGAVRAAVATEPSPQTRARHQRVLMDEAARLAGPQAVAGRQGAAVRPRRLRRRLVAVAAVLAALIVVGAPASAALAANAQPGQALYSIKLATENVELAFQRNPQKKVALRLKFAEERIAEMTTLVARGRTGQVPGVATRLASEQNQVDAAISGLQASGKAPAALLRSVIRMLADHARKLSALAQSSGCGLHPRTAACRQLLRARAGTVRLARRVAQAAGVAPPT from the coding sequence ATGAGCCCCGAAGACGCCCTCGACCAGGCCCTCGACCAGGCCCTCGACGCCCTGTTGGCCGGGACCCCGGGCACCACCGCCATGAGCGGCCTGGCCGGCCTGGCCGGGGCGGTCCGGGCAGCCGTAGCCACCGAGCCGTCGCCCCAGACCCGGGCCCGCCACCAACGCGTGCTGATGGACGAGGCCGCCCGGCTGGCCGGACCGCAGGCCGTTGCCGGGCGGCAGGGCGCCGCGGTCAGGCCCCGCCGCCTCCGGCGCCGGCTGGTGGCCGTCGCTGCCGTGCTGGCCGCCCTGATCGTGGTCGGGGCACCGGCGAGCGCTGCGCTGGCGGCCAATGCCCAGCCCGGCCAGGCCCTGTACTCGATCAAGCTGGCCACCGAGAACGTCGAGCTGGCCTTCCAGCGCAACCCACAGAAGAAGGTGGCGTTGCGCCTCAAGTTCGCCGAGGAGCGCATCGCCGAGATGACCACGCTGGTGGCGCGGGGGCGGACCGGCCAGGTTCCGGGGGTCGCCACCCGGCTCGCCTCGGAGCAGAACCAGGTCGATGCTGCGATCAGCGGGCTGCAGGCGAGCGGGAAGGCACCGGCCGCCCTGCTGCGCAGCGTGATCCGCATGCTGGCCGACCACGCCCGGAAGCTGAGCGCCCTCGCCCAGTCCTCGGGGTGCGGCCTCCACCCGCGCACGGCTGCGTGCCGCCAACTGCTGCGGGCGCGGGCGGGCACCGTCCGCCTCGCCCGCCGCGTGGCGCAGGCCGCCGGGGTGGCGCCGCCTACGTGA